A genomic window from Daphnia magna isolate NIES linkage group LG9, ASM2063170v1.1, whole genome shotgun sequence includes:
- the LOC116930823 gene encoding dynamin-like 120 kDa protein, mitochondrial isoform X3, giving the protein MISTVNKLKKTGMVLRPMVSFSAGASGAPTMVKYRNYQTLTVNYRHRGILSRYSPLNRSVPFKNPALHQTRNIGFLVGRILKGVLKIRYLLIGGAVGGGISLQRSYEEWRNSLPDSEWLKDLFPSSEKVDSFRGSLMELSSKFRDSLENLDIDPRLKVFGDRKISELRAWFDSRLEDAIQAAEEEGKVTAQGINSGLKLFYLAVDSVSDVIPPVVKAEAFVTATGAEKHEEERKKTENMQQKIDKMQEELMKVQLKYQKELEKLERDNKELRKQLLLRGNSGSANRKIKKSLIDMYSEVLDELCDYDVGYSTHDHLPRVVVVGDQSSGKTSVLEMIAQARIFPRGAGEMMTRAPVKVTLSEGPYHIAQFKDSSREFDLSKESDLSDLRKEVELRMLNSVKHGKTVSSEVISMTVKGPGLQRMVLVDLPGIISTQTTEMESGTREAIRQMTQTYMSNPNAIILCIQDGAVDAERSNVTDLVAQMDPQGKRTIFVLTKVDLAEENLTKPDRIRKILSGKLFPMRALGYFAVVTGRGNKDDSIATIKQYEEHFFSTSKLFKEGLVPSTQVTTKNLSLAVSECFWKMVRETVEQQADAFKATRFNLETEWKNNFPRLRELDRNELFEKARGEILDEVVNLSLVSPKEWEEALMKKLWEKVATYVFENLYLPAAQSDTSGSFNTKIDIRLKQWADQQLPRKSVECAWETLKEEFGRLVEKAKLSKDHDNIFDQLKAAVVDESMRKHQWEDKAAEVLRVIQLNTLEDRSVHDKQQWDSAVQFVERSVIEKLEVTEANLNNLVGPSRTQQWLRWTNATPEQKQHASVKNELERLLFAERNHPPTLSYEELTAARRNLQTNGVDVDNEFIRQTWHHVYRRHFLRKSLSRAYECRKGFWMYHQGLENEQVVDCNDVVLFWRIQQMLKVTANALRQQIMNREARRFEKEIKEVLEVYSQDRDKKEQLLTGRRVQLAEELKRVRQIQEKLEEFIKSLNAEK; this is encoded by the exons ATGATTTCAACTGTgaataaacttaaaaaaacaggTATGGTTTTAAGACCGATGGTTTCTTTCTCGGCTGGAGCCAGCGGCGCCCCCACGATGGTCAAATACAGAAATTACCAAACTCTGACCGTAAACTACCGGCATCGAGGAATATTGTCACGATATTCGCCATTAAATCGATCAGTCCCATTCAAAAACCCAGCTCTACATCAAACCAGAAATATTGGATTTTTGGTTGGGAGAATTCTTAAAGGAGTATTGAAAATTCGATACTTGCTTATCGGAGGAGCTGTTGGTGGTGGCATTTCCCTCCAAAGA TCATATGAAGAATGGAGAAATTCTTTGCCAGATTCAGAATGGTTAAAAGATTTGTTTCCTTCTTCTGAAAAAGTTGATTCATTTCGGGGTTCCTTGATGGAACTATCATCAAAGTTCAGAGATTCGCTGGAAAACTTGGATATAg ATCCGAGACTGAAGGTGTTTGGAGACCGTAAAATCAGCGAATTACGAGCTTGGTTTGACAGCAGGCTTGAAGATGCCATTCAAGCggcagaagaagaagggaaagtCACCGCCCAAG GAATCAACAGTGGACTGAAATTGTTCTATCTTGCCGTAGATAGCGTATCCGACGTGATCCCGCCCGTCGTGAAGGCCGAGGCCTTTGTCACGGCTACCGGTGCTGAGAAACatgaagaagagagaaagaaaacag AAAACATGCAGCAGAAGATTGACAAAATGCAGGAGGAGCTCATGAAAGTGCAACTCAAGTATCAGAAGGAGCTAGAAAAGCTGGAAAGAGACAATAAGGAATTGCGAAAACAACTCCTGCTCAGAGGTAATAGCGGATCGGCCAATCGCAAAATCAAG AAGTCTTTGATTGACATGTATTCGGAGGTCCTCGACGAACTTTGTGATTACGATGTGGGCTACAGTACACATGATCATTTGCCACGTGTCGTCGTCGTTGGGGATCAAAGTTCTGGCAAAACTTCAGTTCTGGAAATGATTGCACAGGCTCGTATATTTCCCCG CGGTGCGGGAGAAATGATGACGAGAGCCCCAGTGAAGGTCACGCTCAGTGAAGGCCCTTATCACATCGCTCAGTTCAAGGACTCATCTCGCGAATTCGACCTTTCTAAAGAATCCGATTTGTCTGATCTACGCAAAGAG GTCGAGTTGCGAATGCTAAACAGCGTCAAACATGGCAAAACTGTGAGCTCCGAGGTTATCTCGATGACCGTCAAAGGTCCCGGACTACAACGCATGGTTCTTGTGGATCTGCCCGGCATTATTAGC ACCCAAACTACTGAAATGGAGTCTGGGACGCGGGAAGCCATCCGCCAGATGACACAAACCTACATGTCGAACCCGAATGCCATCATTTTATGCATCCAAGATGGAGCCGTAGATGCCGAACGTAGCAATGttacag ATTTGGTAGCCCAAATGGATCCGCAAGGTAAACGCACCATATTTGTCCTTACCAAGGTGGATTTGGCCGAAGAAAATCTCACCAAACCCGATCGC attcgTAAAATTTTATCTGGAAAACTATTTCCTATGCGTGCGCTGGGGTATTTCGCCGTTGTAACAGGGCGCGGAAACAAAGACGATTCCATTGCCACGATCAAACAATACGAAGAGCATTTCTTCTCGACATCGAAGCTATTTAA AGAAGGCCTGGTTCCATCGACACAGGTAACGACCAAAAATTTGAGTTTGGCAGTTTCGGAATGTTTTTGGAAAATGGTGCGTGAAACAGTCGAGCAGCAAGCTGACGCTTTCAAAGCTACCCGGTTCAACCTGGAAACCGAatggaaaaacaattttccCAG GCTTAGAGAACTCGATCGAAATGAACTTTTCGAAAAAGCTCGTGGTGAAATCCTTGACGAAGTGGTCAATCTCAGCCTGGTATCACCTAAAGAGTGGGAAGAAGCTTTAATGAAGAAATTGTGGGAGAAGGTAGCGACCTACGTTTTCGAAAACCTTTATCTACCAGCAGCCCAGAGTGATACGTCAG GTTCCTTCAACACGAAGATAGACATCCGCTTGAAGCAGTGGGCTGATCAGCAGCTACCCCGTAAAAGTGTCGAGTGCGCCTGGGAAACGTTGAAGGAAGAGTTTGGCCGGCTGGTAGAAAAGGCCAAGTTGTCGAAAGATCACGATAACATCTTCGACCAGCTGAAAGCTGCCGTAGTCGATGAATCCATGAGGAAACATCAATGGGAAGATAAG GCAGCCGAGGTGTTGCGTGTCATCCAACTCAATACGCTGGAGGATCGCTCGGTTCACGACAAGCAACAATGGGACTCTGCCGTGCAGTTTGTGGAGCGTTCTGTGATTGAAAAACTCGAGGTCACTGAAGCAAACCTCAACAACCTGGTTGGTCCCAGTCGAACCCAACAGTGGTTGCGCTGGACTAATGCAACACCCGAACAAAAACAACACGCCTCCGTGAAGAACGAGTTGGAACGGCTTCTTTTTGCCGAGAGG AACCATCCTCCGACTCTGTCGTACGAAGAGTTGACGGCAGCTAGACGCAATTTGCAAACGAACGGCGTCGACGTCGACAACGAGTTCATTCGGCAGACGTGGCATCATGTTTATCGTCGTCATTTCCTTCGTAAAAGCCTCTCGAGAGCTTACGAATGCCGTAAAGGCTTCTGGATGTACCACCAAGGACTCGAAAACGAG CAGGTGGTAGATTGTAACGACGTAGTCCTTTTCTGGAGGATCCAGCAAATGCTGAAGGTCACCGCTAACGCATTACGACAGCAGATCATGAATCGAGAGG CCCGTCgctttgaaaaagaaattaaggagGTCTTAGAGGTCTATTCACAAGATCGGGACAAGAAAGAGCAACTGCTGACTGGGCGAAGAGTACAGTTAGCCGAGGAATTAA AAAGAGTGCGCCAGATTCAAGAAAAACTGGAAGAGTTTATCAAGTCACTGAACGCCGAAAAGTGA
- the LOC116930823 gene encoding dynamin-like 120 kDa protein, mitochondrial isoform X4 — protein sequence MISTVNKLKKTGMVLRPMVSFSAGASGAPTMVKYRNYQTLTVNYRHRGILSRYSPLNRSVPFKNPALHQTRNIGFLVGRILKGVLKIRYLLIGGAVGGGISLQRSYEEWRNSLPDSEWLKDLFPSSEKVDSFRGSLMELSSKFRDSLENLDIDPRLKVFGDRKISELRAWFDSRLEDAIQAAEEEGKVTAQGINSGLKLFYLAVDSVSDVIPPVVKAEAFVTATGAEKHEEERKKTENMQQKIDKMQEELMKVQLKYQKELEKLERDNKELRKQLLLRGNSGSANRKIKKSLIDMYSEVLDELCDYDVGYSTHDHLPRVVVVGDQSSGKTSVLEMIAQARIFPRGAGEMMTRAPVKVTLSEGPYHIAQFKDSSREFDLSKESDLSDLRKEVELRMLNSVKHGKTVSSEVISMTVKGPGLQRMVLVDLPGIISTQTTEMESGTREAIRQMTQTYMSNPNAIILCIQDGAVDAERSNVTDLVAQMDPQGKRTIFVLTKVDLAEENLTKPDRIRKILSGKLFPMRALGYFAVVTGRGNKDDSIATIKQYEEHFFSTSKLFKEGLVPSTQVTTKNLSLAVSECFWKMVRETVEQQADAFKATRFNLETEWKNNFPRLRELDRNELFEKARGEILDEVVNLSLVSPKEWEEALMKKLWEKVATYVFENLYLPAAQSDTSGSFNTKIDIRLKQWADQQLPRKSVECAWETLKEEFGRLVEKAKLSKDHDNIFDQLKAAVVDESMRKHQWEDKAAEVLRVIQLNTLEDRSVHDKQQWDSAVQFVERSVIEKLEVTEANLNNLVGPSRTQQWLRWTNATPEQKQHASVKNELERLLFAERNHPPTLSYEELTAARRNLQTNGVDVDNEFIRQTWHHVYRRHFLRKSLSRAYECRKGFWMYHQGLENEVVDCNDVVLFWRIQQMLKVTANALRQQIMNREARRFEKEIKEVLEVYSQDRDKKEQLLTGRRVQLAEELKRVRQIQEKLEEFIKSLNAEK from the exons ATGATTTCAACTGTgaataaacttaaaaaaacaggTATGGTTTTAAGACCGATGGTTTCTTTCTCGGCTGGAGCCAGCGGCGCCCCCACGATGGTCAAATACAGAAATTACCAAACTCTGACCGTAAACTACCGGCATCGAGGAATATTGTCACGATATTCGCCATTAAATCGATCAGTCCCATTCAAAAACCCAGCTCTACATCAAACCAGAAATATTGGATTTTTGGTTGGGAGAATTCTTAAAGGAGTATTGAAAATTCGATACTTGCTTATCGGAGGAGCTGTTGGTGGTGGCATTTCCCTCCAAAGA TCATATGAAGAATGGAGAAATTCTTTGCCAGATTCAGAATGGTTAAAAGATTTGTTTCCTTCTTCTGAAAAAGTTGATTCATTTCGGGGTTCCTTGATGGAACTATCATCAAAGTTCAGAGATTCGCTGGAAAACTTGGATATAg ATCCGAGACTGAAGGTGTTTGGAGACCGTAAAATCAGCGAATTACGAGCTTGGTTTGACAGCAGGCTTGAAGATGCCATTCAAGCggcagaagaagaagggaaagtCACCGCCCAAG GAATCAACAGTGGACTGAAATTGTTCTATCTTGCCGTAGATAGCGTATCCGACGTGATCCCGCCCGTCGTGAAGGCCGAGGCCTTTGTCACGGCTACCGGTGCTGAGAAACatgaagaagagagaaagaaaacag AAAACATGCAGCAGAAGATTGACAAAATGCAGGAGGAGCTCATGAAAGTGCAACTCAAGTATCAGAAGGAGCTAGAAAAGCTGGAAAGAGACAATAAGGAATTGCGAAAACAACTCCTGCTCAGAGGTAATAGCGGATCGGCCAATCGCAAAATCAAG AAGTCTTTGATTGACATGTATTCGGAGGTCCTCGACGAACTTTGTGATTACGATGTGGGCTACAGTACACATGATCATTTGCCACGTGTCGTCGTCGTTGGGGATCAAAGTTCTGGCAAAACTTCAGTTCTGGAAATGATTGCACAGGCTCGTATATTTCCCCG CGGTGCGGGAGAAATGATGACGAGAGCCCCAGTGAAGGTCACGCTCAGTGAAGGCCCTTATCACATCGCTCAGTTCAAGGACTCATCTCGCGAATTCGACCTTTCTAAAGAATCCGATTTGTCTGATCTACGCAAAGAG GTCGAGTTGCGAATGCTAAACAGCGTCAAACATGGCAAAACTGTGAGCTCCGAGGTTATCTCGATGACCGTCAAAGGTCCCGGACTACAACGCATGGTTCTTGTGGATCTGCCCGGCATTATTAGC ACCCAAACTACTGAAATGGAGTCTGGGACGCGGGAAGCCATCCGCCAGATGACACAAACCTACATGTCGAACCCGAATGCCATCATTTTATGCATCCAAGATGGAGCCGTAGATGCCGAACGTAGCAATGttacag ATTTGGTAGCCCAAATGGATCCGCAAGGTAAACGCACCATATTTGTCCTTACCAAGGTGGATTTGGCCGAAGAAAATCTCACCAAACCCGATCGC attcgTAAAATTTTATCTGGAAAACTATTTCCTATGCGTGCGCTGGGGTATTTCGCCGTTGTAACAGGGCGCGGAAACAAAGACGATTCCATTGCCACGATCAAACAATACGAAGAGCATTTCTTCTCGACATCGAAGCTATTTAA AGAAGGCCTGGTTCCATCGACACAGGTAACGACCAAAAATTTGAGTTTGGCAGTTTCGGAATGTTTTTGGAAAATGGTGCGTGAAACAGTCGAGCAGCAAGCTGACGCTTTCAAAGCTACCCGGTTCAACCTGGAAACCGAatggaaaaacaattttccCAG GCTTAGAGAACTCGATCGAAATGAACTTTTCGAAAAAGCTCGTGGTGAAATCCTTGACGAAGTGGTCAATCTCAGCCTGGTATCACCTAAAGAGTGGGAAGAAGCTTTAATGAAGAAATTGTGGGAGAAGGTAGCGACCTACGTTTTCGAAAACCTTTATCTACCAGCAGCCCAGAGTGATACGTCAG GTTCCTTCAACACGAAGATAGACATCCGCTTGAAGCAGTGGGCTGATCAGCAGCTACCCCGTAAAAGTGTCGAGTGCGCCTGGGAAACGTTGAAGGAAGAGTTTGGCCGGCTGGTAGAAAAGGCCAAGTTGTCGAAAGATCACGATAACATCTTCGACCAGCTGAAAGCTGCCGTAGTCGATGAATCCATGAGGAAACATCAATGGGAAGATAAG GCAGCCGAGGTGTTGCGTGTCATCCAACTCAATACGCTGGAGGATCGCTCGGTTCACGACAAGCAACAATGGGACTCTGCCGTGCAGTTTGTGGAGCGTTCTGTGATTGAAAAACTCGAGGTCACTGAAGCAAACCTCAACAACCTGGTTGGTCCCAGTCGAACCCAACAGTGGTTGCGCTGGACTAATGCAACACCCGAACAAAAACAACACGCCTCCGTGAAGAACGAGTTGGAACGGCTTCTTTTTGCCGAGAGG AACCATCCTCCGACTCTGTCGTACGAAGAGTTGACGGCAGCTAGACGCAATTTGCAAACGAACGGCGTCGACGTCGACAACGAGTTCATTCGGCAGACGTGGCATCATGTTTATCGTCGTCATTTCCTTCGTAAAAGCCTCTCGAGAGCTTACGAATGCCGTAAAGGCTTCTGGATGTACCACCAAGGACTCGAAAACGAG GTGGTAGATTGTAACGACGTAGTCCTTTTCTGGAGGATCCAGCAAATGCTGAAGGTCACCGCTAACGCATTACGACAGCAGATCATGAATCGAGAGG CCCGTCgctttgaaaaagaaattaaggagGTCTTAGAGGTCTATTCACAAGATCGGGACAAGAAAGAGCAACTGCTGACTGGGCGAAGAGTACAGTTAGCCGAGGAATTAA AAAGAGTGCGCCAGATTCAAGAAAAACTGGAAGAGTTTATCAAGTCACTGAACGCCGAAAAGTGA
- the LOC116930823 gene encoding dynamin-like 120 kDa protein, mitochondrial isoform X1: MISTVNKLKKTGMVLRPMVSFSAGASGAPTMVKYRNYQTLTVNYRHRGILSRYSPLNRSVPFKNPALHQTRNIGFLVGRILKGVLKIRYLLIGGAVGGGISLQRSYEEWRNSLPDSEWLKDLFPSSEKVDSFRGSLMELSSKFRDSLENLDIDPRLKVFGDRKISELRAWFDSRLEDAIQAAEEEGKVTAQGINSGLKLFYLAVDSVSDVIPPVVKAEAFVTATGAEKHEEERKKTENMQQKIDKMQEELMKVQLKYQKELEKLERDNKELRKQLLLRGNSGSANRKIKKSLIDMYSEVLDELCDYDVGYSTHDHLPRVVVVGDQSSGKTSVLEMIAQARIFPRGAGEMMTRAPVKVTLSEGPYHIAQFKDSSREFDLSKESDLSDLRKEVELRMLNSVKHGKTVSSEVISMTVKGPGLQRMVLVDLPGIISTQTTEMESGTREAIRQMTQTYMSNPNAIILCIQDGAVDAERSNVTDLVAQMDPQGKRTIFVLTKVDLAEENLTKPDRIRKILSGKLFPMRALGYFAVVTGRGNKDDSIATIKQYEEHFFSTSKLFNREGLVPSTQVTTKNLSLAVSECFWKMVRETVEQQADAFKATRFNLETEWKNNFPRLRELDRNELFEKARGEILDEVVNLSLVSPKEWEEALMKKLWEKVATYVFENLYLPAAQSDTSGSFNTKIDIRLKQWADQQLPRKSVECAWETLKEEFGRLVEKAKLSKDHDNIFDQLKAAVVDESMRKHQWEDKAAEVLRVIQLNTLEDRSVHDKQQWDSAVQFVERSVIEKLEVTEANLNNLVGPSRTQQWLRWTNATPEQKQHASVKNELERLLFAERNHPPTLSYEELTAARRNLQTNGVDVDNEFIRQTWHHVYRRHFLRKSLSRAYECRKGFWMYHQGLENEQVVDCNDVVLFWRIQQMLKVTANALRQQIMNREARRFEKEIKEVLEVYSQDRDKKEQLLTGRRVQLAEELKRVRQIQEKLEEFIKSLNAEK; encoded by the exons ATGATTTCAACTGTgaataaacttaaaaaaacaggTATGGTTTTAAGACCGATGGTTTCTTTCTCGGCTGGAGCCAGCGGCGCCCCCACGATGGTCAAATACAGAAATTACCAAACTCTGACCGTAAACTACCGGCATCGAGGAATATTGTCACGATATTCGCCATTAAATCGATCAGTCCCATTCAAAAACCCAGCTCTACATCAAACCAGAAATATTGGATTTTTGGTTGGGAGAATTCTTAAAGGAGTATTGAAAATTCGATACTTGCTTATCGGAGGAGCTGTTGGTGGTGGCATTTCCCTCCAAAGA TCATATGAAGAATGGAGAAATTCTTTGCCAGATTCAGAATGGTTAAAAGATTTGTTTCCTTCTTCTGAAAAAGTTGATTCATTTCGGGGTTCCTTGATGGAACTATCATCAAAGTTCAGAGATTCGCTGGAAAACTTGGATATAg ATCCGAGACTGAAGGTGTTTGGAGACCGTAAAATCAGCGAATTACGAGCTTGGTTTGACAGCAGGCTTGAAGATGCCATTCAAGCggcagaagaagaagggaaagtCACCGCCCAAG GAATCAACAGTGGACTGAAATTGTTCTATCTTGCCGTAGATAGCGTATCCGACGTGATCCCGCCCGTCGTGAAGGCCGAGGCCTTTGTCACGGCTACCGGTGCTGAGAAACatgaagaagagagaaagaaaacag AAAACATGCAGCAGAAGATTGACAAAATGCAGGAGGAGCTCATGAAAGTGCAACTCAAGTATCAGAAGGAGCTAGAAAAGCTGGAAAGAGACAATAAGGAATTGCGAAAACAACTCCTGCTCAGAGGTAATAGCGGATCGGCCAATCGCAAAATCAAG AAGTCTTTGATTGACATGTATTCGGAGGTCCTCGACGAACTTTGTGATTACGATGTGGGCTACAGTACACATGATCATTTGCCACGTGTCGTCGTCGTTGGGGATCAAAGTTCTGGCAAAACTTCAGTTCTGGAAATGATTGCACAGGCTCGTATATTTCCCCG CGGTGCGGGAGAAATGATGACGAGAGCCCCAGTGAAGGTCACGCTCAGTGAAGGCCCTTATCACATCGCTCAGTTCAAGGACTCATCTCGCGAATTCGACCTTTCTAAAGAATCCGATTTGTCTGATCTACGCAAAGAG GTCGAGTTGCGAATGCTAAACAGCGTCAAACATGGCAAAACTGTGAGCTCCGAGGTTATCTCGATGACCGTCAAAGGTCCCGGACTACAACGCATGGTTCTTGTGGATCTGCCCGGCATTATTAGC ACCCAAACTACTGAAATGGAGTCTGGGACGCGGGAAGCCATCCGCCAGATGACACAAACCTACATGTCGAACCCGAATGCCATCATTTTATGCATCCAAGATGGAGCCGTAGATGCCGAACGTAGCAATGttacag ATTTGGTAGCCCAAATGGATCCGCAAGGTAAACGCACCATATTTGTCCTTACCAAGGTGGATTTGGCCGAAGAAAATCTCACCAAACCCGATCGC attcgTAAAATTTTATCTGGAAAACTATTTCCTATGCGTGCGCTGGGGTATTTCGCCGTTGTAACAGGGCGCGGAAACAAAGACGATTCCATTGCCACGATCAAACAATACGAAGAGCATTTCTTCTCGACATCGAAGCTATTTAA CAGAGAAGGCCTGGTTCCATCGACACAGGTAACGACCAAAAATTTGAGTTTGGCAGTTTCGGAATGTTTTTGGAAAATGGTGCGTGAAACAGTCGAGCAGCAAGCTGACGCTTTCAAAGCTACCCGGTTCAACCTGGAAACCGAatggaaaaacaattttccCAG GCTTAGAGAACTCGATCGAAATGAACTTTTCGAAAAAGCTCGTGGTGAAATCCTTGACGAAGTGGTCAATCTCAGCCTGGTATCACCTAAAGAGTGGGAAGAAGCTTTAATGAAGAAATTGTGGGAGAAGGTAGCGACCTACGTTTTCGAAAACCTTTATCTACCAGCAGCCCAGAGTGATACGTCAG GTTCCTTCAACACGAAGATAGACATCCGCTTGAAGCAGTGGGCTGATCAGCAGCTACCCCGTAAAAGTGTCGAGTGCGCCTGGGAAACGTTGAAGGAAGAGTTTGGCCGGCTGGTAGAAAAGGCCAAGTTGTCGAAAGATCACGATAACATCTTCGACCAGCTGAAAGCTGCCGTAGTCGATGAATCCATGAGGAAACATCAATGGGAAGATAAG GCAGCCGAGGTGTTGCGTGTCATCCAACTCAATACGCTGGAGGATCGCTCGGTTCACGACAAGCAACAATGGGACTCTGCCGTGCAGTTTGTGGAGCGTTCTGTGATTGAAAAACTCGAGGTCACTGAAGCAAACCTCAACAACCTGGTTGGTCCCAGTCGAACCCAACAGTGGTTGCGCTGGACTAATGCAACACCCGAACAAAAACAACACGCCTCCGTGAAGAACGAGTTGGAACGGCTTCTTTTTGCCGAGAGG AACCATCCTCCGACTCTGTCGTACGAAGAGTTGACGGCAGCTAGACGCAATTTGCAAACGAACGGCGTCGACGTCGACAACGAGTTCATTCGGCAGACGTGGCATCATGTTTATCGTCGTCATTTCCTTCGTAAAAGCCTCTCGAGAGCTTACGAATGCCGTAAAGGCTTCTGGATGTACCACCAAGGACTCGAAAACGAG CAGGTGGTAGATTGTAACGACGTAGTCCTTTTCTGGAGGATCCAGCAAATGCTGAAGGTCACCGCTAACGCATTACGACAGCAGATCATGAATCGAGAGG CCCGTCgctttgaaaaagaaattaaggagGTCTTAGAGGTCTATTCACAAGATCGGGACAAGAAAGAGCAACTGCTGACTGGGCGAAGAGTACAGTTAGCCGAGGAATTAA AAAGAGTGCGCCAGATTCAAGAAAAACTGGAAGAGTTTATCAAGTCACTGAACGCCGAAAAGTGA